The following proteins are encoded in a genomic region of Cryptomeria japonica chromosome 11, Sugi_1.0, whole genome shotgun sequence:
- the LOC131038131 gene encoding uncharacterized protein LOC131038131 encodes MFPYSSLVVYTVVSVATSFLVTTSRVSIWIIGSLHTYVHPENVVNGDGGNVRAAIRRPEDNIDTNENASKLKERSKLNPSKGSKRKKDKPKEKTDFDETNAQIFRVRLAESQIQTRQYFAEYDEAVIYASLGLSNLLTYQFLPGCLSSDDKQASAMFFRGDLVPILVGSFAIYKLARFLGRVSSDRYTSKKSEKLLSIFVGVLGFLISLTILSVSAPGFVDLRVGVSSIAKSKDKDGSEMSFEFGFLKFLLACFSGWLCGLLFSPAHKAVRSFWLGTDQLQWNLSVIGSGKVTRVLFYLNIMMPVFTSLLWINPMADIFISESSQKQGFKNMKPRILPYDKNPRGLQPGTEYSDDLIGQNIEVDNTGMQDSGHQSEMRKCSETKEGFLSQCEHTFYQRQMSEISNSEKNLDPKSDMSDSGMFYNEGEDIKWYSWRASYSFHQENWAQQIGMSPASFEQFRIWCLLFTGVLQLLLVRSNLQMYLNEAVLIWYQRLHGSKVPNLDFSRAKLFLHNYFICQVALQFFIPGSLVLLFVGLSRTKSIDIGPNLPGSFLVSSTFVQEAAIFMAWWMQSVWAALTCLNLALYRLGFLMVS; translated from the coding sequence ATGTTTCCGTATTCGAGTTTGGTGGTCTATACCGTAGTCTCTGTTGCTACAAGCTTCTTGGTTACAACATCTAGGGTTTCTATATGGATTATAGGCAGCCTGCACACCTATGTTCATCCAGAGAATGTTGTGAATGGAGATGGAGGAAATGTGAGGGCAGCCATTAGGAGACCTGAAGATAATATAGACACAAATGAAAATGCTTCTAAATTGAAGGAAAGGTCAAAACTAAACCCATCGAAAGGTTcgaaaaggaaaaaggataagCCTAAAGAAAAAACTGATTTCGATGAAACTAATGCCCAGATATTTAGAGTTAGACTAGCTGAGTCACAGATCCAGACAAGACAGTACTTTGCAGAGTATGATGAAGCTGTAATATATGCTTCATTAGGTCTTTCTAACCTTCTCACATATCAGTTTCTCCCTGGATGCTTATCATCCGATGATAAACAGGCTTCTGCTATGTTTTTTAGGGGTGACCTGGTTCCCATTCTCGTGGGATCCTTTGCAATATACAAGTTAGCTAGGTTTCTTGGCAGGGTATCTTCGGACAGGTACAcgtcaaaaaaatcagaaaagctATTGAGTATTTTTGTGGGTGTTTTAGGGTTCCTTATATCTCTAACAATTCTTTCAGTTTCTGCACCTGGATTTGTTGACCTCAGAGTTGGTGTCAGCAGCATTgcaaaatcaaaagataaagaCGGAAGTGAGATGtcttttgaatttggttttttGAAGTTTCTCCTGGCATGTTTTTCTGGTTGGCTTTGTGGTCTTCTCTTCAGCCCTGCTCACAAGGCTGTTCGATCATTCTGGCTCGGTACGGATCAACTACAATGGAACTTGTCTGTCATTGGTTCTGGCAAAGTCACTCGAGTTTTGTTCTACCTGAATATCATGATGCCTGTCTTTACATCCTTACTTTGGATTAACCCAATGGCCGATATCTTTATCTCAGAGTCCAGTCAGAAACAAGGATTCAAAAATATGAAGCCTAGGATTCTTCCATATGATAAAAACCCAAGGGGCCTACAACCTGGCACAGAATACTCTGATGATCTGATTGGGCAAAACATTGAAGTTGATAATACAGGTATGCAAGATTCTGGACACCAAAGCGAAATGAGAAAGTGCTCTGAGACAAAAGAGGGATTTTTAAGTCAATGTGAGCATACATTCTATCAGAGGCAAATGAGTGAAATCAGTAATTCTGAAAAGAATCTAGATCCGAAGTCAGACATGTCTGATTCTGGTATGTTTTACAATGAAGGAGAAGATATAAAATGGTATTCCTGGAGAGCCTCCTATTCATTCCATCAAGAAAATTGGGCTCAGCAGATTGGCATGTCTCCAGCATCTTTTGAACAATTTAGGATTTGGTGTTTATTATTCACTGGAGTGTTGCAACTGTTGCTAGTGCGGTCCAATTTGCAGATGTATTTAAATGAAGCTGTTTTAATCTGGTATCAGAGGCTGCATGGTAGCAAGGTTCCCAATCTTGACTTTAGCAGGGCAAAACTCTTTCTACATAATTATTTCATCTGCCAGGTTGCATTACAGTTCTTCATTCCAGGTTCTTTGGTATTGCTATTTGTAGGCTTGTCTCGGACGAAGAGTATTGATATTGGTCCAAACTTGCCAGGCAGCTTTCTTGTTTCATCAACGTTTGTTCAAGAAGCAGCCATTTTCATGGCTTGGTGGATGCAATCTGTGTGGGCTGCACTAACCTGCTTGAACCTTGCTCTATATCGTCTTGGATTTTTGATGGTTTCATAG